The stretch of DNA CGCGACGGCCGTCGGGAACGGCAGGCACTGGTGCGACTGGAGCGTCGCGCAGCGACTGCAGGATCGTAGGCGGGGCTTTCAAGCCCCGACGCGGCGGCACGACGACATCAACATGCAATCGCCCTGGGGGGTAGGCGGCTGATGCGCCGCACGGAGCGCGCGAATCGGCTACACTGGGCGCGCCGGTCCCTGGCTGGCGTCCTCTCCCATGTCCGTCCGATTTCCGCCGCCCCTGCTCCGCAACTTGCAGACCTTCCTGGTCATCGTCGAGGAAGGCGGGTTTTCGGCTGCCGCCCGCCGGCTCGGGATCACGCAGCCGTCTGTCAGCGAGCAGATCCGCGCCCTTGAGGAGCACTTCGGGCAGCCGCTGTTCGCCCGCCCGACGCGCAACGCTCGCCTGAGCGTGGCCGGCCAGCGGGTCCGCGATCTCGGGACACGGGTGATCCTGGCGCTTGAGACCCTGGAGCGCGATCTCGAAGCGCTGCGGGCGGGGACTGGCGGCGTCCTGTCGATCATCGCCAGCCCGGTCCCCGGCGAGACCGTCTTGCCGCGCCTGCTGCCGGTCTTCCAGGCGCGGCACCCCGGCAGCACGATCCGCATGGCGATTGCCGACACCCGAACGGCCATCGGGCGGCTGCTGCGCAACGAGGTCGAGCTGGCTGTCATCGGCGGGCCGTTCCGCCACGAGCGCTGCACCGTCGAGGTGCTGGGGCGCAACGAGTTCGTGCCGATCGCCGCGCTCGGCCACCCGATCCTCGCGCTGCCGGATCTGACGGCCGCCCGGCTGGCCGAGGAGCCGCTTGTCCTCCGCGAGGAGGGCTCCGGCGCGCGCAGCGCCGTGCTGGCGGCCTTCGAGGCGGCTGGCGTGCCGTCAGAGCGCGTGCGGGTCGTCGGCGAGCTTGGCAGCACCGAGGCGGTGCTGACGGCGGTGAGTGCCGGCATGGGGATCGGGTTTGTGTCGGCCTACGCGCTGGTGGGGGACCACGCCCGCCACGATCTCGGGGTGCCGCGCGCCCGCGACCTCGCGCCGGGGCGCGATCTGGTGCTGGTGTCGGATCAGGCGCACGCCCTCAGCGCCGTCGCAACGGCGTTCCGCGAGTTCCTGCTCTCCGAGGAGGCG from Chloroflexota bacterium encodes:
- a CDS encoding LysR family transcriptional regulator, whose protein sequence is MSVRFPPPLLRNLQTFLVIVEEGGFSAAARRLGITQPSVSEQIRALEEHFGQPLFARPTRNARLSVAGQRVRDLGTRVILALETLERDLEALRAGTGGVLSIIASPVPGETVLPRLLPVFQARHPGSTIRMAIADTRTAIGRLLRNEVELAVIGGPFRHERCTVEVLGRNEFVPIAALGHPILALPDLTAARLAEEPLVLREEGSGARSAVLAAFEAAGVPSERVRVVGELGSTEAVLTAVSAGMGIGFVSAYALVGDHARHDLGVPRARDLAPGRDLVLVSDQAHALSAVATAFREFLLSEEARALVATMGRVLPELYGQ